One window from the genome of Podospora pseudocomata strain CBS 415.72m chromosome 6, whole genome shotgun sequence encodes:
- a CDS encoding hypothetical protein (EggNog:ENOG503NU12) — translation MSSTRRIVTLMSDSDLDSEPGSGPSVEESLPLHSTTNTSDRVQAAVLQSDSEPISEPQSIPSLQKRLPFYPPRAPIPNDHLQNFRSNDIPRYLFRVYTPKSCGETTTSHVRPLSTTAPGHPEPQCLDIFASFHPDIAHRYPDRITYPSDTAKLLRRHFNFACWPNASSDCPFVSWSSSLLFALHYALCRSAYFDHRRDHNGKVAPGVRTNWKDVKVLLLDTTKLPRRTFICEVELLQFFVSYEPDKCQSEEKLLTLKKLLNLRLQRHNEGYYYGEYLSQGDLNIAGACVQTDLESLKDRGLFRLVPVLGEQWRWGKNLVRGGGIISLRRKLHSSNNPASTEEVLQAIHLGELFHSRHLDLTVPAAAMFLALKKRIRQDPVILGVFKEMFQADITDVYQLVDTSFPTELTLPEVTQFRILIQDIQEHFDYLEYVDGMFSDDDTEHDEPTDLIVDAMAHLDLPSDTDSSS, via the exons ATGAGCAGCACTCGAAGAATAGTGACATTGATGTCCGACTCGGACTTGGACTCCGAACCTGGATCCGGCCCCTCAGTCGAAGAGTCTCTGCCATTACATTCAACGACCAACACTTCAGACAGAGTGCAAGCCGCCGTGCTACAATCAGACTCTGAACCCATATCGGAACCCCAATCAATCCCCTCACTTCAGAAGCGTCTTCCATTTTATCCACCACGCGCTCCAATCCCAAACGACCATCTGCAAAACTTCCGGAGCAACGACATTCCCCGATATCTCTTCCGTGTATACACACCAAAGTCATGCGGTGAGACCACTACCTCGCACGTTCGCCCACTGTCTACAACGGCCCCAGGGCACCCGGAACCCCAGTGTCTAGATATCTTCGCTTCATTCCATCCTGACATTGCACATCGCTATCCCGACCGGATTACCTATCCGTCAGATACTGCTAAGCTTCTGAGAAGACATTTCAACTTCGCCTGTTGGCCAAACGCTAGCTCAGATTGCCCGTTTGTCAGTTGGAGCAGCTCGCTGCTTTTTGCCCTGCATTATGCGCTTTGCAGAAGCGCATATTTCGACCATCGTCGCGACCACAACGGCAAAGTAGCTCCTGGAGTTAGGACCAATTGGAAAGATGTAAAAGTCCTCTTGCTCGACACCACCAAGTTGCCTCGACGCACGTTCATTTGCGAAGTAGAACTTCTGCAGTTCTTTGTTTCTTACGAACCCGACAAATGCCAGTCGGAAGAGAAACTGTTGACCTTGAAGAAGCTGCTCAACCTACGGCTTCAACGCCACAACGAAGGCTATTATTACGGGGAGTACCTCTCGCAAGGTGACCTGAATATAGCAGGTGCCTGCGTGCAGACGGATCTTGAGTCACTAAAAGACCGTGGCTTATTCCGCTTGGTCCCAGTGCTCGGTGAGCAATGGCGATGGGGGAAGAATCTCGTCCGCGGTGGAGGTATAATTTCACTTCGCAGGAAGCTTCACAGCTCGAATAACCCTGCTTCAACGGAAGAAGTTCTCCAGGCCATCCACCTTGGCGAACTGTTTCACTCTCGTCACTTGGACCTCACAGTACCTGCGGCTGCTATGTTTCTTGCCCTCAAAAAAAGAATTCGGCAAGACCCCGTCATTCTCGGCGTCTTCAAGGAAATGTTTCAAG CTGATATCACCGATGTCTACCAGCTAGTAGATACCAGCTTTCCCACCGAGCTGACGCTCCCGGAGGTCACGCAGTTCAGGATTCTCATCCAAGACATCCAAGAACATTTTGACTATTTGGAATATGTGGATGGAATGTTTTCTGATGATGACACGGAGCACGACGAGCCCACCGATCTAATCGTGGACGCAATGGCGCATTTGGACTTGCCCTCGGA CACCGATAGCTCTTCCTAA
- a CDS encoding hypothetical protein (EggNog:ENOG503PFJ2), translated as MASTSSFDRQTHPNLTATMSSPDDTNDTLSLVSSFYGPGNISCWLFTIAAVLVTWTLNPRSRQQDTITLDFMAALAIPSIAAGHLFYLVFSRQRQDELGEEAPSIDGANLFTSSSQAAIRYAAAVEAPLNVCETFSSVALTMFVIAAWNGGFRRAFAVVVAGLLAFSTEISLFIQTAGIEAATSNLGRPFLFNSLVTMVVILVMLTFFLVVLLVIGMMVVDFRLRRLVAISDATRTEMEQTLSLKIANAQRVERLTMWLTIIPSAVLAPGGLMVGILSATGWLEETTYIADEHGKTRLLFFIPRSMATITELDQAVSLAIGILTLCFSLWGALRVKWQADIEKRGLIDEDLASGQGLTVRSILMSSAAGRQLLERNMV; from the coding sequence ATggcctcgacctcctcatTCGATAGACAGACCCATCCCAACTTGACCGCCACCATGTCGTCACCCGATGATACAAACGACACGCTATCCTTAGTGTCATCATTCTACGGCCCTGGAAACATCAGCTGCTGGCTATTCACCATCGCTGCCGTGCTCGTGACATGGACGCTCAACCCGAGATCCCGCCAACAGGACACTATCACCCTGGACTTCATGGCCGCCCTCGCGATTCCATCAATCGCAGCCGGGCATTTGTTCTACCTTGTTTTCTCCCGTCAACGCCAGGATGAGCTAGGCGAGGAAGCACCATCTATCGACGGGGCCAATTTATTTACAAGCTCGTCACAAGCAGCCATCCGGTATGCTGCCGCAGTAGAAGCGCCGCTCAATGTGTGTGAAACCTTCTCCAGTGTGGCTCTTACGATGTTTGTAATAGCGGCATGGAACGGGGGATTTCGCAGAGCTTTcgctgtggtggttgccgGCCTATTGGCATTTTCGACCGAGATCAGTCTCTTCATTCAGACTGCTGGCATCGAAGCAGCTACGTCGAATCTTGGCCGCCCATTTTTGTTCAACTCTCTCGTGACAATGGTTGTAATCCTTGTCATGTTGACCTTCTTCCtcgtggtgctgctggtaaTCGGAATGATGGTTGTCGACTTTAGACTCCGGAGACTTGTTGCTATTAGCGACGCAACCCGTACAGAAATGGAACAGACGTTGAGCCTGAAGATAGCAAACGCACAACGAGTAGAGAGGCTCACGATGTGGCTTACGATTATTCCTTCAGCAGTGTTGGCGCCGGGTGGCTTGATGGTCGGAATACTATCAGCCACCGGATGGCTTGAGGAGACAACATACATCGCTGATGAGCATGGAAAAACGAGGTTGTTATTCTTCATACCAAGAAGCATGGCCACTATCACCGAGTTGGACCAGGCGGTTTCCTTGGCTATAGGTATCTTGACGCTTTGCTTCAGTCTTTGGGGTGCACTGAGGGTGAAATGGCAAGCTGACATAGAGAAACGGGGGTTAATCGATGAGGATCTAGCGAGTGGTCAAGGACTGACTGTCAGGAGCATACTCATGAGTAGCGCGGCAGGAAGACAGCTTTTAGAAAGAAACATGGTGTAG
- a CDS encoding hypothetical protein (EggNog:ENOG503PFJ2): MVLAHKNQSQAITLSLRHQAQADINPTITCFCPSCHRTLSKSKLTIRCLPCQTLTSSPTSHPSTAQASWYCLLASVTITWLFNHNQHGKDTLTNDLIAALAFPAVTSGHALHLILSAPPYRWEQYGCFDESLRFRIWLACPHDFDTASINRYYRAVEAPLAVCNQFVQLGIILLFAAAGTRRPWSASWIFCVWLLTMWTESVMLLKGGVRLFFYYVLMSTAFACSSPWLNFVDKFAWGMRGDGSSSRIIPAHRLDMSRLLDAGKIGGFLILPFSKFLIRVKDVVLSVWRFRDVKGHQDILQEFQELWFRLASWPYPSSVLCGELHCIRIIRTKGSVPGPGSVVLRHQKSSGDHRP; the protein is encoded by the coding sequence ATGGTTCTCGCCCACAAAAACCAATCCCAGGCCATAACATTATCGTTAAgacaccaagcccaagctgATATtaaccccaccatcacctgcTTTTGCCCATCTTGTCACCGTACCCTTTCTAAGTCTAAACTCACCATACGATGTCTTCCCTGCCAAACACTGACGAGTTCTCCGACATCTCATCCCTCTACGGCCCAGGCATCCTGGTACTGCCTCCTAGCCTCCGTTACCATCACCTGGctcttcaaccacaaccaacacGGCAAAGACACCTTAACCAACGATCTAATCGCAGCCCTTGCCTTCCCAGCCGTGACATCAGGCCACGCGTTgcacctcatcctctccgcaCCACCCTACCGATGGGAACAATACGGCTGCTTTGACGAGTCACTTCGATTTCGCATCTGGCTCGCGTGTCCCCACGACTTTGACACCGCGAGCATCAACCGGTATTACCGGGCGGTAGAAGCACCCCTGGCTGTGTGTAACCAGTTTGTTCAGCTGGGAATCATTCTCTTGTTTGCAGCTGCTGGGACACGCCGGCCTTGGAGCGCGTCTTGGATCTTTTGCGTATGGCTGCTGACCATGTGGACGGAGTCGGTCATGTTGCTGAAGGGGGGTGTTCGGCTATTTTTCTACTACGTTCTGATGTCAACAGCGTTTGCATGCTCGTCACCTTGGCTGAATTTCGTTGACAAGTTTGCGTGGGGAATGAGGGGGGATGGTTCGTCAAGTCGCATCATCCCAGCGCATCGACTGGATATGTCTCGACTTTTAGACGCTGGCAAGATCGGCGGTTTCCTGATTTTACCTTTCAGTAAATTCTTGATTCGGGTCAAGGATGTTGTCCTGTCGGTGTGGAGGTTTCGTGATGTCAAAGGCCATCAAGACATTCTCCAAGAGTTTCAAGAACTGTGGTTCAGGCTGGCTTCGTGGCCCTATCCTTCTTCTGTTTTATGTGGCGAGCTTCATTGTATCAGGATTATACGCACAAAGGGCTCCGTTCCTGGCCCAGGGAGTGTCGTTCTACGGCACCAGAAGTCCAGCGGCGATCACCGGCCTTGA
- a CDS encoding hypothetical protein (EggNog:ENOG503PBAK), with protein sequence MSAPSAAHGGTAPLASLTSIFTPPCSTTWLLTTTRLLSQYPPFPTAGPASCDPPSWQSNIAGGGFYYYSPAVCPEGFHVGPSCGLTRTRTAEGFPAVEKGETVAYCVPKGLTCTTDITDYRGGVWGYTRDGTAWGARVTVGPAIQIRWVEADLTLFETHPLTPGLTLVKSEMGVATAVARSFTTVISIDDADSTSLIIDTTPNHDGGRGPSIETGGGAPDTRELDTAASNGGNTSGFVIGNLNQGSSIVVMVVVSLIGALILSTIAWCLIRRYKRKKGLEKEMQHSNNAAHQEVGQQHHRAYAPGSSRRSGPRLDPRERMQMDAQKVLPSDPPVAMKKHLPQTALRIDPQQRPKPTPRRGYSELDTSSPALGSAPNPAELEGDTIETPAKPWVVHQRSWLRSPSVYHPLQSPRSFRSSRSARRTVRESFGEKVNDPATALGRLRIPSAARSTMSRSSPTSASPRSGSFWRIPRSPRSPRTPTSTRLSQQIPRPPPIKSGLSNETSLSNTPPDILERRDGEGPGSGHHDSR encoded by the coding sequence ATGTCAGCTCCCAGTGCAGCCCATGGTGGCACGGCACCATTGGCTTCATTAACTTCCATATTTACGCCTCCGTGCTCCACCACCTGGCTCCTGACGACCACCAGGTTGCTTTCACAGTACCCGCCCTTCCCAACGGCCGGCCCAGCATCCTGTGACCCGCCCTCCTGGCAGTCCAACATCGCCGGCGGAGGTTTTTACTATTACTCTCCCGCTGTCTGCCCCGAAGGGTTCCATGTTGGTCCCAGTTGCGGTTTAACCAGGACAAGAACAGCCGAGGGTTTTCCTGCAGTCGAAAAGGGAGAGACTGTTGCATACTGCGTACCAAAGGGCCTTACTTGCACCACAGATATCACCGACTACCGCGGCGGCGTATGGGGCTATACTCGTGATGGAACAGCCTGGGGTGCTAGAGTAACAGTTGGGCCAGCAATCCAGATCCGCTGGGTGGAAGCCGACTTAACCTTGTTCGAGACACATCCCCTCACGCCGGGCTTGACACTCGTCAAAAGCGAAATGGGTGTTGCCACAGCTGTTGCCCGGTCTTTCACCACCGTCATATCGATTGACGATGCCGACTCGACGAGCCTCATCATCGACACCACACCAAACCATGATGGGGGGCGAGGGCCTAGTATCGAAaccggggggggggcgcCAGACACCAGGGAACTAGACACCGCGGCATCAAACGGGGGTAATACAAGCGGTTTTGTGATTGGAAACTTGAACCAGGGATCAAGCAtcgtggtgatggtggtggtctcaCTCATCGGAGCACTCATCCTCTCGACGATAGCTTGGTGCTTGATCAGACGATATAAGCGGAAAAAGggactggagaaggagatgcagCATTCCAACAATGCCGCGCATCAGGAAGTTGGACAGCAACATCACCGGGCATATGCTCCGGGATCGTCGAGAAGAAGCGGACCGAGACTAGATCCTCGTGAGAGAATGCAGATGGATGCCCAAAAAGTACTGCCATCTGACCCTCCAGTTGCCATGAAGAAGCACTTGCCCCAAACAGCCCTGAGGATTGACCCACAACAAAGGCCAAAACCGACTCCACGACGCGGATACTCCGAGCTCGATACCAGCTCACCAGCTCTTGGGAGCGCACCAAACCCCGCTGAGCTCGAGGGAGACACCATAGAAACACCAGCAAAACCATGGGTTGTCCACCAAAGATCATGGCTAAGAAGCCCCTCTGTctatcaccctctccaatcTCCACGGTCTTTCCGTTCTTCGAGGTCGGCGCGGCGGACGGTGAGAGAATCGTTCGGCGAAAAGGTCAACGACCCGGCAACAGCGCTGGGACGGCTGAGAATACCTTCAGCTGCAAGGTCGACAATGTCCAGGTCATCGCCCACATCAGCCAGTCCTCGATCAGGGAGCTTCTGGCGGATACCGCGAAGCCCAAGGAGCCCCAGGACTCCAACAAGTACCAGATTGAGCCAGCAAATaccccgaccaccaccaatcaAGTCTGGTCTCAGCAATGAAACGTCACTGTCGAATACGCCGCCAGACATTCTTGAGCGGCGCGACGGGGAGGGCCCCGGGAGTGGGCATCATGATTCGAGGTGA